The Phycisphaerae bacterium sequence TCGTCCTGATGCCTTTGCCTGTGCTGCCATCGGTTCCTTCACGCATGGATCGGCTTGCTGCCGCATGCGCCCTTTCGGCACTTCTGGGCATGGCCGTCGGAGCCTCCGGCGCGGAGAAGACTCCCGCAACGAAGCTTATCGCGGCGGGCAATGACCGTGTCCTCTGGCTGGCCGTCGGTCAGTGGGACTCACAGGACAGAACCTACGTCTATCGCTTCGCCTTGCTGGATGAACTCGTGACCCCCATCCGCTCGGTGAGCAATCTAGCGCCGCAGCGAGGTCGCATCGATCGGTGGGCGGTGGCGGGCAAACGCCTTCACGTGTTCTACGGCAGAGATGCGGTGTTCAGGGCCGACGGCGCTCACTACAGCATCGAGTGGAGCGGCACTTCAGGACGATCGCAACAGTTCTCCGAGGCTGACCGGGAGCGTCCGTTGCCGGGTCCGGTGATGCCGGCCGCGGTGGCGGGTGAGTCCGCGGCCCGAGCCCCGCGCCTCTGGGCCCTGGTGACCGCCGAAACCGCCGCCGCGGTGGAAACCGGATGGATGCGGGATCAAGGTGGGGCGACTTCCCGGGCGGCGGAACAACCGGATCACGAGTCGCTTTCTCCGCCGCTGGCGGATTCCGCACCGACTCGAGAGAAGAGCAGTGAGGCCTTCTACCACCTGGTCCAGTATGACGGCACTGAGTGGCGGCCCGGCTTCGCGGCGACGCCGCAGTGTCCCACCAGCGAGCGGGTGTGGCTGACACTGGTCGAGGATCGGTTCTACCTCCTGTGGCAGCGGCGGACCAGCGACCGCGTGATTCACTCCGCCTACTGTGAGCAGGATCGCTCGCGGTCGGGTGTGCCGCGATGGATTCAGGGACCCACCCTCTCGCTCGGACAGACGATCGTGAACGGCACGGCCCTGGTGATCAACCGCCGGCTGGTCTTTGAAGCGATGGTCGCTGCGGGCGAGGGAACCGACCGCCTGGTGTGCCGGGGTTGGTTGTGGCAGCCGTCCGCTGACGGCACGGGTGGTTGGACTCCGTTGCCCGCGCTGTCAGAACCTGCCGAGGTGAAATCCGAAGGTGGTGAAAGGAGTTCTAAGGTTCCTGAAAGCAAGCCCGGCGAGCTGCGGTTGCCACCCGGCTCGACGGTGAGCGGCAGCCGGGATCAGCTGGCCGTCGTTCGCCCGGTTGAGCAGGAAGCCGAGGTGGCTTTCTTCTCGCCTACTGCAGGCGGGCCGCCGAGTTCGGCCTTCAGGAGAGTACCCTTGGCCGCGGCGAATCCGGCCACTGCTGCCCGCCGCGGCCTGTATGACCTCATGGCCACCATGGTCGTTGTGGCCCTGCTCGCCCTGGTTTTCTGGCGGAGGCAGGAAAGCCTGGCCGTGCCGGTGCCCTTGCCGGTGGGCACCCTGGTGGCCGGACCCGGGAAGCGGGCCCTGGCCGCGGCCATCGACATGATCCCTGCGGCGGTCGTCGTGGCCGTGTTCTGGCGAGAGGACCTTTTCCCGCACCTGAGGCAATTGTGGGCCGCCTCGGCGGCCTACGTCGCGGGCCAGCACGATACCCTCGAAGCCCTGGTCACTCCGGACTCCCTGGTATGGGCCTGGGTGTGGTTCCGCCTCCTCTACGTGGGCTACTGCATCGCCTGCGAGATCATCATGCAGGGTACGCCGGGCAAGAAACTGCTCAGCTGCCGCCTGCTGACTGAAGACCTCGGAAGCCCGAACGGCGTCCAGGTGGTGATCCGCAATATCACCAAGCTGATCGAGCTGGAGCCGACTCTCCAGATCTGGCCTTTCATGCTGGTCATCTTCTTCACCCGCAACCGCCAGCGGTTGGGCGATCTGCTCGCTCGCACCATCGTCGTCGATCAGCAGTACGAGAGCCTCGAACCTCCCGAACAGGATCGCGAGGACGAGGGATGACGATCGCGGGGCCGAGCCCGTCGGCCGGAGAGCAGAATCCTCCCCCCTGGCGATCGCCCGGCCGATCGACGTCGCTGCCGGGGCGGAGAGCGCCACCTGGCGGACGACGTCGGGCCAGGATCACCGGTGCCGGCTGATCGGTTTGACCGGCCTGCTCGCCTGGTCGACGGTCACCTGCCCGCCAGTCAGCCTGGCCAGAGCAGTTCCCGACGGGCCCCGCGAAACACTCCCTCCCAGTCGAAGGCCGGGCCGGGATCGACCTTGCCCTTGGATTCATGCCAGTGACCCATGAATCCGGAAAACGCGGCCTGCTCCTCGTTGGTGAACACGTCCATCCGAATGCTGCCGTCCGGATTCCGCGGCGCGTCGAGGGTCATCTTGGGAAAGATGCGGCGCATGGTCGCGACCAGCTTGATGAGGGCCGCGTACTGCTCGGGTGTATAGTCGTATTGCCAGACCTCGCGGCCGTTGATCGTGCCCTTGAGCAGTTCCTTGCGAGCGGGCCTGCCGACGAAGCTTGGCGTGCGAATGCCGGTCTCCTTGACCTCGGGCGGGAAGGTTGCCACCGGCCAGCCGTCGGCGCCGAGGCTGTACCATTTGTCGAGCGTGGTCTTGGACTTCTCCCCGTAGGCCCCGATGTTGGCGATCTCGACGCCGACGCTCCGGTCATTGGCCGTGCCGGCATGCCATGCCCGCTCCTTCAGGTCGAGCGTCTGGTAGAGCGTTCCGTCCAGGTCGAGCAGGAAGTGCACGGAGAGCCCGCGCATGTCCTGTAGAACCTGAAAACACCTTCGAGAGGTTCCACAGACGTCGTAATGGAACACGAACTGGTCGACCTGCTCCTGGAGATTGGCCAGCGTCCAGCCCTCCCTGGCGACCTTGGCCTGGAGTTCGGCGGGCAGGTTTCGCCGGTCGCCGAAGCGGCTGGGGCTGTCCTTGTCGACCGGGTTGGTGGGCATGATCTTGTCCGGCTCGAAATGGCGATGGGCTTCGTAGGCATCATAGCCGCCGGGATCCAGCCACAGCACCACCGGGGTACCGGCGTGGAAGAGCTGGCCGCAGACCACGATCTCGTCGCCGTGACGGTTGAGGTGGTCGCCGGGACGGATGCAGCCGGTGGCCGCGGTGAGCAGAAGCGTCATCCCTGCGATACCGACACCGTGACTCAGTCCTAGACGCATGGTCAGCCTCCTCGGCGCCAAACCCACGGTCTCTTTCGGGCGCGCCGGTTGTATTTCAACCGCTCGGGGCCGTGATCGCAAGTCGGGCGACTTGTGATTGGGGAGGCCGCCGCCTATGATGGGCCCGAAGTCGTCGTTCATTCGGGGAGGATCTCGGTCATGACCAGTCTGCTCAAGTGGGGCCGACAGGGGTTCGTCCTGGCGGTCATGGTGTCCATGGGGTGGGCTTGGACGCCGACGGCCACGGTCGGCGCGGCGGTTGCGGATTTCGCTTTTCTGCAGATCAGCGATATCCACGTTTCGCCTCGGCCGGCAGGGGCTCGCAACGTGGCGGAGCCGGATCTCAGCGCGGAAGGATTGGCCTGGTTCGCCGAGCAGGCCGTCAGACCGCAGGTGCTCACCGCTCAGGGAATCACCACCCCGCCGCCC is a genomic window containing:
- a CDS encoding RDD family protein, translating into MDRLAAACALSALLGMAVGASGAEKTPATKLIAAGNDRVLWLAVGQWDSQDRTYVYRFALLDELVTPIRSVSNLAPQRGRIDRWAVAGKRLHVFYGRDAVFRADGAHYSIEWSGTSGRSQQFSEADRERPLPGPVMPAAVAGESAARAPRLWALVTAETAAAVETGWMRDQGGATSRAAEQPDHESLSPPLADSAPTREKSSEAFYHLVQYDGTEWRPGFAATPQCPTSERVWLTLVEDRFYLLWQRRTSDRVIHSAYCEQDRSRSGVPRWIQGPTLSLGQTIVNGTALVINRRLVFEAMVAAGEGTDRLVCRGWLWQPSADGTGGWTPLPALSEPAEVKSEGGERSSKVPESKPGELRLPPGSTVSGSRDQLAVVRPVEQEAEVAFFSPTAGGPPSSAFRRVPLAAANPATAARRGLYDLMATMVVVALLALVFWRRQESLAVPVPLPVGTLVAGPGKRALAAAIDMIPAAVVVAVFWREDLFPHLRQLWAASAAYVAGQHDTLEALVTPDSLVWAWVWFRLLYVGYCIACEIIMQGTPGKKLLSCRLLTEDLGSPNGVQVVIRNITKLIELEPTLQIWPFMLVIFFTRNRQRLGDLLARTIVVDQQYESLEPPEQDREDEG
- a CDS encoding N-acetylmuramoyl-L-alanine amidase — its product is MRLGLSHGVGIAGMTLLLTAATGCIRPGDHLNRHGDEIVVCGQLFHAGTPVVLWLDPGGYDAYEAHRHFEPDKIMPTNPVDKDSPSRFGDRRNLPAELQAKVAREGWTLANLQEQVDQFVFHYDVCGTSRRCFQVLQDMRGLSVHFLLDLDGTLYQTLDLKERAWHAGTANDRSVGVEIANIGAYGEKSKTTLDKWYSLGADGWPVATFPPEVKETGIRTPSFVGRPARKELLKGTINGREVWQYDYTPEQYAALIKLVATMRRIFPKMTLDAPRNPDGSIRMDVFTNEEQAAFSGFMGHWHESKGKVDPGPAFDWEGVFRGARRELLWPG